The following proteins are co-located in the Bradyrhizobium barranii subsp. barranii genome:
- a CDS encoding glycosyltransferase family 4 protein: MRILLTTISLSSKTGGGTAERTRRLARHLAAQGHRCMLATMEDGDLADELRSAGMPVYASPAIKLRFRVPLIRPDRLAEAVRSADAIHILGYWNLLSVATAFTATRFRKPYAFSAAGEFVGLERPRPIARAFHVLLGRFMLRNAGLIVAITPLERMQIIQRLGLAPNRVVVVPNGVEPSPSPSSGAAVALPDEPFILFVGRLAEVKGPDLLLKAFAAVAAAHPDVALVMAGPDFGMGAQLRQEAARRGLERRVLFTGHLGEADRTAAYRRALFLVVPSRAEAMSLVAVEAGAAGTPVLLTDRCGFDEVETLGGGQVVPATVEGLRDGLSAMLSRRSTLPQVGERLRLHVERSYIWTSIVAQLACHLKFLVEGASGEGTTTFAPSPPTGDDDSTAKDTN, encoded by the coding sequence ATGAGGATCCTCCTTACTACCATTTCCTTGAGTTCGAAAACGGGCGGCGGCACCGCGGAACGGACCCGTCGGCTTGCGCGCCACCTTGCGGCTCAGGGACATCGCTGCATGCTGGCAACGATGGAGGATGGCGATCTTGCCGACGAACTGCGCAGCGCGGGGATGCCGGTCTATGCTTCGCCCGCAATCAAGTTGCGCTTCCGCGTGCCACTAATCCGCCCAGACAGGCTGGCTGAAGCCGTGCGCTCCGCGGACGCGATTCACATCCTGGGCTACTGGAATCTTTTGTCGGTCGCGACGGCCTTTACGGCGACCCGATTCCGCAAGCCCTATGCGTTCAGCGCAGCGGGCGAGTTCGTTGGCCTGGAACGGCCGCGGCCCATCGCGCGCGCGTTCCATGTGCTGCTTGGGAGATTCATGCTGCGCAACGCTGGTCTAATTGTGGCGATTACGCCCTTGGAGCGGATGCAAATCATCCAGCGTCTCGGACTGGCTCCTAATCGGGTCGTGGTCGTTCCGAACGGCGTCGAGCCTTCTCCATCGCCGTCATCAGGAGCTGCGGTCGCTCTGCCGGACGAACCATTTATCCTTTTTGTCGGCCGCCTCGCCGAGGTGAAGGGGCCGGATCTTCTCCTGAAGGCCTTCGCCGCTGTCGCTGCGGCTCATCCAGACGTCGCGCTCGTGATGGCGGGCCCCGACTTTGGTATGGGTGCGCAACTCCGGCAGGAGGCCGCTAGACGGGGCCTTGAGAGGCGCGTTCTCTTCACCGGCCATTTGGGGGAGGCCGACCGGACCGCCGCTTACCGGCGCGCGCTGTTTCTCGTGGTGCCTTCCCGAGCGGAAGCCATGTCGCTCGTCGCGGTGGAAGCGGGCGCGGCTGGGACCCCGGTGCTTCTCACGGACCGCTGCGGCTTCGACGAGGTCGAGACGCTTGGCGGGGGACAGGTGGTGCCGGCGACGGTCGAGGGGCTGCGCGACGGCCTAAGCGCGATGCTGAGTCGACGGTCCACCCTTCCGCAGGTCGGCGAAAGGCTGCGCCTCCATGTAGAGCGGAGCTATATTTGGACCAGCATCGTGGCCCAGCTTGCATGCCATCTCAAATTCCTTGTCGAAGGGGCCTCCGGAGAAGGAACGACGACATTTGCGCCATCGCCGCCCACGGGGGATGACGACTCGACTGCGAAGGACACGAACTAG
- a CDS encoding NAD-dependent epimerase/dehydratase family protein produces the protein MVVLGGTGFVGRALAETWPAVHRRPRYLVHRSFPRWLSDSGIRVQRVDLDDPSEVRAALAGGNVLINLLRPDGRGWYPNLLRRLGPSFGDVGLRRCVHASSIDVYAGSAQGLIDEETPVRPLSRYEEEHCEAERNIAGGFPEAAILRLGAVFGPGGRNVVSFAQEMADASFPKLALRRALYGERRMHLVSVGLVARALIHFAVDVCVDAPTVVLLTQDDDSDNNFAFVQDTLAESFGRQPLRNVPALPPAALSLALRLRGLPSQAARRRFSAQKAKGFGLRADGFGEALRNYARMLAVDAEERHI, from the coding sequence GTGGTCGTCCTCGGCGGCACCGGCTTCGTGGGACGCGCTCTCGCCGAGACATGGCCGGCCGTTCACCGGCGTCCGCGTTATCTCGTGCATCGCTCGTTTCCCCGATGGCTGTCCGATTCCGGCATCAGGGTGCAGCGGGTCGATCTCGACGATCCTTCCGAGGTACGGGCGGCGCTGGCAGGCGGCAATGTGCTCATCAACCTTCTGCGCCCTGACGGTCGGGGCTGGTATCCGAACCTGCTGCGGCGGCTAGGTCCGAGCTTCGGGGACGTAGGCCTGCGCCGCTGCGTCCATGCGAGCAGTATCGATGTCTATGCGGGCTCCGCTCAGGGCCTAATTGACGAGGAAACCCCTGTCCGGCCGCTGTCGCGTTACGAGGAGGAGCACTGCGAAGCTGAGCGCAATATCGCGGGAGGCTTCCCCGAAGCAGCAATCTTGCGGCTTGGAGCGGTGTTCGGTCCGGGCGGACGCAACGTCGTAAGCTTTGCGCAGGAGATGGCGGATGCGTCATTCCCAAAGCTGGCCCTGCGCCGCGCGCTCTACGGCGAGCGGCGCATGCATCTGGTCAGTGTCGGGCTCGTTGCGCGCGCCCTTATACATTTTGCAGTCGACGTATGTGTTGACGCACCGACAGTGGTTCTGTTGACGCAAGACGACGATTCCGACAACAACTTCGCGTTTGTCCAGGATACCCTTGCTGAAAGCTTTGGTCGCCAACCGCTACGCAACGTGCCGGCTCTGCCTCCTGCCGCGCTGAGCCTCGCGCTCCGTTTGCGGGGCCTGCCGAGCCAAGCCGCGAGGCGGCGCTTCTCGGCCCAAAAGGCTAAGGGCTTTGGCTTGAGAGCGGACGGATTCGGCGAGGCACTGCGGAACTATGCGCGCATGCTCGCCGTAGACGCTGAAGAGCGCCACATATGA
- a CDS encoding lipopolysaccharide biosynthesis protein translates to MTDLAPLTAGAETPPAVPTFRSAGASALFSRGVVIIAGFGNSLLLPLVLNQRGIGQYFLAQLIIAGLATFCQLGFTFSIPSQVTDAVARKDLGRARGLAATILCFSTGLGVIVVVVVVAASPWIVEFLDPADRATWIAALPIIAAIGSLASLTAVIVELLRAVHAVRAAANLAALASIFAAAYAGLVLAIGERATLSGALFAILLGSVGSVTLGLALFWLRSANWPRSAHKPAQATAVLRETLPNLFTTLVLFGLANLDMLILGSLGSMNEVAQYGLALRFSALMVMPLAIANAAAAPLAVHARSTDDIATLYSILARVVFGGAGVAAVLYIGFAAVGYGFIALWNANYQDAYWLTLLLGLGNVLHACGGAAGVLLMIWGDQSRAFMIVVGTSAVTIILCLLGYRFGGVFGLAVAAAFGNVSQVTCFVLRARARFDVDPSLPGQWRASFASRGRCNPPVAASSEGRLRR, encoded by the coding sequence ATGACGGATTTGGCGCCGCTCACGGCAGGCGCGGAGACGCCGCCAGCAGTTCCAACCTTCCGCAGCGCCGGAGCGTCAGCGCTTTTCAGCCGCGGCGTCGTCATTATCGCGGGATTTGGCAATTCGCTCCTTCTTCCACTCGTGCTGAATCAACGAGGCATCGGACAATACTTTCTAGCGCAGTTGATTATCGCTGGGCTTGCGACCTTCTGCCAACTGGGCTTTACCTTTTCCATTCCGAGCCAGGTGACGGACGCGGTGGCCCGGAAGGATCTAGGACGGGCGCGAGGTCTGGCGGCAACGATCTTGTGTTTCTCGACTGGGCTCGGAGTGATCGTCGTCGTCGTGGTAGTCGCAGCGTCTCCATGGATCGTAGAGTTCCTCGACCCGGCTGATCGGGCCACCTGGATCGCCGCGCTGCCGATCATCGCAGCGATCGGGTCCTTGGCCAGTCTGACGGCCGTCATAGTCGAGCTTCTGCGGGCGGTGCATGCCGTCCGGGCCGCCGCCAACTTGGCCGCGCTGGCCAGCATTTTCGCCGCCGCCTATGCCGGCCTCGTACTGGCGATCGGGGAGCGGGCGACGCTGAGCGGCGCCCTGTTTGCTATCCTCCTTGGATCGGTAGGAAGTGTCACGCTTGGTCTCGCGCTCTTCTGGCTGCGGTCTGCCAACTGGCCGAGATCCGCGCACAAGCCTGCGCAAGCCACTGCGGTACTGCGTGAGACGCTTCCCAATCTATTCACGACGCTTGTCCTATTCGGTCTTGCAAATCTTGACATGCTCATTCTCGGCAGCCTTGGCAGCATGAATGAGGTCGCCCAGTATGGCCTGGCGCTGCGCTTTTCCGCCCTGATGGTGATGCCTCTCGCAATTGCGAATGCCGCCGCTGCGCCGCTTGCAGTACATGCTCGATCGACAGATGACATCGCAACCCTCTACAGCATCCTGGCGCGCGTCGTATTTGGAGGTGCCGGCGTAGCGGCGGTGCTTTATATCGGCTTTGCGGCTGTCGGCTACGGCTTCATCGCGCTCTGGAATGCGAATTACCAGGACGCCTACTGGCTAACTCTCCTGCTCGGACTGGGTAACGTGCTTCACGCCTGCGGCGGGGCGGCTGGCGTCCTATTGATGATCTGGGGTGATCAGAGTCGCGCTTTCATGATCGTGGTCGGCACCAGCGCGGTGACGATTATTCTGTGCCTCCTCGGCTATCGTTTTGGGGGCGTGTTTGGACTAGCCGTTGCTGCCGCTTTTGGGAATGTGTCGCAGGTTACCTGCTTTGTCTTGCGGGCGCGTGCCCGGTTCGATGTAGATCCTTCGCTTCCAGGTCAATGGCGGGCCAGTTTTGCCTCGCGGGGGAGATGCAATCCACCGGTGGCCGCCTCTTCGGAGGGAAGGCTGAGACGATGA
- a CDS encoding acyltransferase family protein, with protein sequence MPADSIADGPHVHLIPYPAWVRTEPRNADIEALRGYAISITIIAHLGTLVPEWGDWTGYFWLGGGVDLFFCLSGFLITRSLLASLQTSPAFGWYATTFWVRRIFRLFPAAVFWSTVVFFLSLAMGDLPALGLTSSLIDTWTASFFNVVNLHIYYCYTYLSDRCSGNALWHYWSLSLEEQFYLFISLNLFFVRRPKSLIILFLAGALTQAWIQRPWGGLLWFIRSDALLFGCVTALSMHHQIDARIRQYMRGHRLVAQALLGFFMTTLIVTARAQISTHYMGLVSLSAGAIVFIVASDSSYLTKARWMEWIARYAGSRSYSLYLVHLPTLALTRDATLSLASTMLERENGRMITLLVAIVAALALAEISYRFLEEPLRLFGRRITQRRSAFSLSLLSRKVPVHSIIAGCFVPTEDEKQQEVVRQERNRSGMTLDHESASSVSDTLALTQPLRQG encoded by the coding sequence ATGCCGGCGGATTCTATTGCAGACGGGCCGCACGTTCATCTCATTCCATATCCAGCTTGGGTCCGCACCGAGCCGCGAAATGCCGATATTGAGGCTCTGCGTGGCTATGCAATCTCGATTACAATCATTGCCCATCTCGGAACATTGGTGCCCGAATGGGGCGATTGGACTGGTTATTTTTGGCTAGGCGGGGGCGTGGACCTGTTCTTTTGTCTGTCCGGATTCCTAATCACGCGCTCACTTCTAGCATCGCTACAGACGTCCCCCGCTTTCGGCTGGTATGCGACAACCTTCTGGGTGCGCCGGATCTTTCGGCTTTTCCCCGCGGCCGTCTTTTGGTCGACGGTAGTTTTCTTTCTCTCGCTCGCCATGGGTGACTTGCCGGCGCTGGGGCTAACAAGCTCTCTGATTGATACTTGGACCGCAAGCTTCTTCAATGTTGTTAATTTACATATCTATTATTGTTACACGTATCTCTCCGATCGATGCTCTGGTAATGCCCTATGGCATTACTGGAGCCTGTCGCTTGAAGAACAGTTCTATCTGTTCATCTCGTTAAACTTATTTTTTGTCCGCCGTCCAAAATCGTTGATCATCCTTTTCCTCGCCGGCGCGCTTACGCAGGCATGGATCCAACGGCCTTGGGGTGGCTTGCTCTGGTTCATTCGCAGCGACGCACTCTTGTTCGGTTGCGTGACAGCGCTTTCGATGCATCACCAGATTGATGCCCGCATTCGCCAATACATGCGCGGGCACCGGCTCGTGGCGCAGGCTCTTCTCGGATTTTTCATGACGACGCTGATCGTCACAGCACGGGCACAGATCTCAACCCATTATATGGGACTGGTCTCGCTGTCGGCCGGCGCAATCGTCTTCATCGTCGCATCGGATAGTTCATACCTCACGAAGGCGCGGTGGATGGAGTGGATTGCGCGCTACGCAGGATCGCGATCGTACTCGCTTTATCTAGTGCACCTTCCCACTCTCGCCCTGACGAGGGACGCGACTCTGTCGCTGGCATCAACTATGCTTGAACGCGAAAATGGACGCATGATCACTCTTCTGGTCGCGATTGTGGCCGCGCTCGCGCTGGCAGAGATTTCGTATCGGTTCCTAGAAGAGCCGTTGCGCCTCTTCGGACGCCGGATTACGCAGCGCCGATCGGCGTTCTCGTTATCTCTCTTGTCGCGCAAAGTGCCGGTACATAGCATCATCGCAGGTTGCTTCGTGCCAACTGAAGACGAAAAGCAGCAGGAAGTTGTCAGGCAGGAGCGGAATCGAAGTGGCATGACCCTCGATCATGAAAGCGCCTCCAGCGTCTCCGATACACTGGCGCTCACGCAACCATTGCGCCAGGGATGA
- the wecB gene encoding non-hydrolyzing UDP-N-acetylglucosamine 2-epimerase translates to MLKVMTVVGTRPEIIRLSRIIETFDAHFAHVLVHTGQNYDYELNQIFFTELGIRTPDQFLEAAGESAATTIGKVIIAADEAMEAHRPDALLVLGDTNSCLAAIAAKRRKIPIFHMEAGNRCFDFRVPEEINRRIVDHTADINLTYSQIARTYLLREGFPPDQVIVTGSPMREVLTHYRAGIENSDVLNRLGLSPGHYFIVSAHREENVDSPERLGMLIDILTVLATRYHEPVIVSTHPRTRKCIDALGVSCPVNVHFEKPFGFLDYVKLQCEARAVLSDSGTITEESAILNFPALTLRDVHERPEGVEEASVMMTGLNVERVLGALAILEGQPRGRDRLLRMPADYEPCNVSDKVLRIVQSYTEFVNQRVWKKTD, encoded by the coding sequence ATGCTTAAGGTCATGACCGTTGTTGGAACGCGGCCGGAGATCATCCGCCTGTCCCGCATCATCGAGACGTTCGATGCGCATTTCGCGCATGTCCTGGTCCATACTGGGCAGAATTACGACTACGAACTCAACCAGATCTTCTTTACCGAGCTTGGCATCCGCACACCCGACCAATTCCTCGAGGCCGCAGGCGAATCCGCTGCCACGACGATCGGCAAGGTTATCATTGCGGCCGACGAGGCGATGGAGGCACATCGGCCGGATGCGCTTCTCGTGCTTGGAGACACCAACAGTTGTCTCGCCGCGATCGCCGCCAAGCGCCGGAAAATTCCGATCTTCCACATGGAGGCAGGCAACCGTTGCTTCGACTTTCGCGTTCCGGAAGAGATCAACCGTCGCATCGTCGATCACACGGCGGACATCAATCTAACCTATAGTCAGATCGCCCGCACCTATCTCCTGCGCGAGGGCTTTCCGCCCGATCAGGTGATCGTCACCGGCAGCCCGATGCGCGAGGTTCTGACACATTACCGGGCGGGGATCGAGAATTCCGACGTGTTGAACAGGCTCGGGCTGTCCCCTGGGCACTATTTCATCGTCAGCGCGCATCGGGAAGAAAATGTCGACTCGCCTGAGCGGCTCGGCATGCTCATTGACATCCTAACGGTCCTTGCCACGAGGTACCACGAGCCGGTTATCGTCTCCACCCACCCGCGCACGCGCAAGTGCATAGACGCCCTCGGCGTATCCTGCCCTGTCAACGTCCATTTCGAGAAGCCCTTTGGGTTCCTGGACTATGTGAAGCTGCAATGCGAGGCGCGCGCCGTTCTGTCGGACAGCGGCACGATAACCGAGGAAAGCGCGATCCTTAACTTTCCGGCGCTGACCTTGCGGGATGTGCATGAGCGCCCCGAAGGTGTCGAGGAAGCTTCCGTGATGATGACGGGTCTGAATGTCGAGCGCGTTCTCGGCGCGCTCGCGATCCTCGAGGGGCAACCGCGAGGCCGCGACCGGCTGCTGCGGATGCCGGCGGATTACGAGCCCTGCAATGTTTCCGATAAGGTGTTACGCATAGTCCAGAGCTATACAGAGTTTGTAAATCAGCGCGTCTGGAAGAAGACGGACTGA
- a CDS encoding polysaccharide biosynthesis protein → MFAGKTLLVTGGTGSFGNAVVARFINTDFAEIRIFSRDEKKQEDMRQSLKDHRLKFYIGDVRDSAAINDAVRGTDYIFHAAALKQVPSCEFYPLEAIKTNVLGAENVLRAAIENDVRRCVVLSTDKAVYPVNAMGLSKAMMEKVMIAKSRLTDSSKTVVCATRYGNVMASRGSVIPLFLEQIRQGRPLTVTDPKMTRFLMSLDESVDLVLYAFAHAGPGDIFVQKAPASTIGDLARAIREVLNSDNPIRVIGTRHGEKLYESLVSREEMVRAEDLGTYYRIPADSRDLNYDKYFTDGIREVSDGTDYTSHNTRRLDVEEIKEVLLRLDLIQEAVHA, encoded by the coding sequence ATGTTCGCTGGCAAGACGCTGCTCGTCACGGGCGGAACGGGCTCCTTCGGCAATGCCGTTGTCGCACGTTTCATCAATACCGATTTTGCTGAGATCCGCATCTTCAGCCGGGATGAGAAGAAGCAGGAAGACATGCGGCAGTCGCTAAAGGACCACCGTCTGAAATTCTATATCGGCGACGTTCGGGACAGCGCTGCGATCAACGATGCCGTTCGTGGCACCGACTACATCTTCCATGCGGCGGCACTAAAGCAGGTGCCGTCCTGCGAATTCTATCCGCTGGAGGCCATCAAGACGAACGTCCTAGGCGCCGAGAACGTACTGCGGGCCGCGATTGAGAACGACGTCCGGCGTTGCGTGGTCCTGAGCACGGACAAGGCTGTCTATCCCGTGAACGCCATGGGCCTTTCCAAGGCGATGATGGAAAAAGTGATGATCGCCAAGTCACGCCTCACGGACAGCAGCAAGACGGTCGTCTGCGCCACGCGCTACGGCAACGTCATGGCATCGCGCGGCTCAGTCATCCCGCTGTTCCTGGAGCAGATCCGGCAGGGCCGTCCTCTGACCGTGACCGACCCGAAGATGACGCGCTTTCTTATGTCGCTCGACGAATCGGTCGATCTGGTGCTCTATGCCTTCGCGCATGCAGGGCCCGGTGATATCTTCGTCCAGAAGGCGCCGGCCTCTACGATCGGTGACCTCGCCCGGGCGATCCGTGAAGTTCTGAACTCTGACAACCCGATCCGTGTCATCGGAACCCGGCACGGGGAAAAGCTATACGAGTCGCTCGTATCACGGGAGGAGATGGTGCGCGCGGAGGATCTCGGCACCTACTACCGTATCCCAGCGGACTCGCGGGACCTCAACTACGATAAGTATTTTACTGACGGCATTCGCGAGGTCTCAGACGGGACAGACTATACTTCGCATAACACCCGTCGTCTGGACGTTGAAGAGATCAAGGAAGTCCTATTGCGGCTCGACCTCATTCAGGAAGCCGTGCATGCTTAA
- a CDS encoding dTDP-4-dehydrorhamnose reductase family protein, translating into MITENSNTTVLVLGATGMLGNAMFRGFAESAGYRAFGSTRSKGLQALFPEALRSNLISDIDVENVDALSRILTDVRPDVVINCVGLIKQLSEAKDPLAALPINALLPHRLARLCRLAGARLVHISTDCVFDGVRGNYSEEDRPNADDLYGRSKLLGEVDYENAVTLRTSIIGHELNSAHGLIGWFLSQSSSVKGFTKAIFSGLPTAELMGLVRDFVLPDRSLRGLYHVSAAPISKYELLRIVADNYGRAIDIVPDETLVIDRSLDSSRFRRRTGYQPPEWPALVRIMRDFG; encoded by the coding sequence ATGATAACGGAGAACTCGAACACAACGGTGCTCGTGCTTGGCGCGACCGGAATGCTCGGCAATGCGATGTTTCGAGGCTTTGCCGAAAGCGCCGGCTACCGTGCCTTCGGCTCGACGCGATCGAAAGGACTGCAGGCCTTGTTCCCAGAGGCGCTGAGGTCCAATCTCATCAGCGATATTGATGTCGAGAACGTCGATGCGCTCAGCAGGATTCTGACCGACGTCAGGCCGGACGTGGTGATCAACTGTGTCGGCCTCATTAAGCAGTTGTCGGAAGCCAAGGACCCACTTGCCGCGCTTCCGATCAACGCGCTTCTCCCGCACCGGTTGGCAAGGCTTTGCCGGCTGGCCGGCGCCCGCCTCGTCCACATCAGCACCGATTGCGTTTTCGACGGCGTCAGAGGCAACTATTCGGAGGAGGATCGGCCGAACGCGGACGATCTCTACGGTCGCAGCAAGCTTCTTGGCGAGGTCGATTACGAGAACGCAGTCACGCTGCGGACTTCAATCATCGGGCATGAACTGAATAGTGCTCACGGCTTGATCGGCTGGTTCCTGTCGCAGTCGAGTAGCGTCAAGGGCTTCACCAAAGCGATCTTCTCGGGGCTGCCGACCGCCGAGCTTATGGGTCTCGTCCGCGATTTTGTCCTGCCCGATCGTTCGCTTCGCGGCCTCTATCATGTATCGGCCGCGCCGATCAGCAAATACGAGCTGCTCAGGATCGTCGCTGATAATTATGGTCGGGCGATCGACATCGTGCCGGACGAGACGCTCGTCATCGACCGCTCGCTCGACTCCAGCCGCTTCCGCCGCAGGACCGGCTATCAACCGCCGGAATGGCCGGCTCTCGTGCGCATCATGCGTGATTTCGGCTGA
- a CDS encoding glycosyltransferase family 4 protein yields MVSLKSNGLRVLVVSQHFWPENLRINEVVLSLRACGVDVEVLTGQPNYPKGEIYDGYSATGVGSKRHPLGYMIHRVPVVPRGGGGALRRMANYGSFVLSALLFAPRLTRGRPYDVIFVYAISPILQGLPAAFLKLLKRAALVIWVQDLWPDSLESTGYVRNKAALAAVAALTGFIYRRADLLLAQSRGFVQKIRESAGRRVPIAYHPNPGDIALVERSPAAPSSLAMEPDCFNVVFAGNLGSAQALETVVACAETIADPLIRIIFVGAGSRATWLREETARRGLRNIELAGQYPAEAMPAIFAQASALLVTLRRADSLALTIPSKIPSYLAAARPIIGALDGEGADLIRDAEAGLAVPAEDSAALASAILEMRNLPAARREAMGAAGRAYFDQHLAPGALAQDLVRHFHEALGRSRQGRT; encoded by the coding sequence ATGGTAAGCCTGAAGTCGAATGGTCTGCGGGTCTTGGTTGTCAGTCAGCATTTCTGGCCAGAGAACTTGCGAATTAACGAAGTCGTTCTCTCGCTTCGTGCCTGCGGCGTGGATGTTGAGGTGCTGACCGGCCAACCCAACTATCCCAAAGGTGAAATCTACGACGGCTATAGCGCCACCGGTGTTGGATCGAAGCGACATCCGTTGGGCTATATGATCCACAGGGTTCCAGTCGTGCCGCGTGGTGGGGGCGGCGCTTTGCGCCGCATGGCGAACTATGGTTCGTTCGTCCTTAGCGCACTCCTCTTCGCGCCGCGGCTTACCCGCGGCAGACCATACGACGTGATCTTCGTTTATGCGATCTCACCGATTCTTCAGGGACTACCGGCAGCATTCCTGAAGCTTCTGAAGCGAGCGGCGCTCGTCATATGGGTACAGGATCTTTGGCCCGACAGCCTGGAATCGACCGGGTATGTCCGCAACAAGGCCGCGCTTGCCGCTGTCGCCGCCCTGACAGGCTTCATCTACCGGCGCGCCGATCTCCTGCTTGCCCAATCGCGTGGGTTCGTCCAGAAGATCCGGGAGTCGGCGGGGCGCCGTGTGCCGATCGCCTATCACCCTAATCCGGGCGACATCGCCCTGGTGGAGAGGAGCCCCGCCGCTCCGTCTTCGCTGGCGATGGAGCCAGACTGCTTCAATGTTGTTTTTGCCGGCAATCTCGGTTCAGCGCAGGCCCTTGAGACGGTCGTCGCTTGCGCTGAAACTATAGCGGATCCGTTGATTCGGATTATTTTCGTGGGTGCGGGAAGTCGCGCGACCTGGCTGCGCGAGGAAACCGCTCGGCGGGGCCTTCGCAATATCGAACTGGCCGGCCAGTATCCGGCCGAGGCGATGCCTGCGATTTTCGCTCAGGCCTCCGCACTGCTCGTAACGCTCCGGCGAGCCGATAGTCTCGCCTTGACCATCCCAAGCAAGATTCCCAGTTATCTGGCCGCCGCCCGCCCGATCATCGGCGCTCTCGACGGGGAGGGGGCGGACCTCATCCGCGACGCCGAGGCGGGACTCGCTGTTCCGGCTGAAGACTCTGCGGCGCTTGCCTCGGCCATACTCGAAATGCGAAACCTCCCTGCCGCGCGGCGCGAAGCGATGGGTGCTGCGGGGAGAGCCTATTTCGACCAGCATCTCGCTCCGGGGGCCTTGGCCCAAGATTTGGTGCGGCATTTTCATGAGGCCCTCGGCCGTTCGAGACAAGGCAGAACATGA
- a CDS encoding polysaccharide biosynthesis protein — protein sequence MPRNLTGELSGFRPDVDIKIVYTGLRPGEKLFEELFDPGETLSQTGAPGILAASPRYIERALITRIIDDLHRLVENHDVAGALRLLLASELGFTPNAEIAAMMNAGGSDRARHSTLLEEGGL from the coding sequence TTGCCGCGCAATCTTACAGGGGAGCTATCCGGTTTTCGCCCCGACGTCGATATCAAGATCGTCTACACGGGACTGCGGCCGGGCGAAAAGCTGTTCGAGGAGCTTTTCGACCCCGGCGAGACACTGAGCCAGACCGGCGCACCCGGCATTCTCGCCGCCTCGCCCCGCTACATAGAGCGCGCGCTCATCACGCGCATCATCGACGACCTCCATCGGCTAGTCGAAAATCACGATGTCGCCGGTGCCCTTCGGCTGCTGCTGGCGAGTGAACTTGGCTTCACTCCGAATGCGGAGATTGCGGCAATGATGAATGCCGGCGGGTCCGATCGTGCGCGTCACTCGACGCTTCTTGAGGAAGGCGGACTATGA
- a CDS encoding DUF3892 domain-containing protein: MPKRVRIRCINKTDRRNAHERIKNVGGVNSDGTRWKLSVKKTIRDLESREWEYYVEESGVTVEVIVATDGRHKYIKTTVDGIQPDNLLSLPECP, encoded by the coding sequence ATGCCCAAACGCGTGCGCATCCGTTGCATAAACAAGACTGACAGGCGAAACGCACACGAGAGAATCAAAAATGTCGGCGGGGTAAATTCAGACGGAACGCGATGGAAGCTATCCGTTAAGAAGACTATCCGAGACCTCGAAAGCCGCGAGTGGGAGTACTACGTCGAAGAATCAGGCGTCACTGTCGAGGTCATCGTCGCCACCGATGGCCGACACAAGTACATCAAGACAACAGTGGACGGAATTCAACCGGACAATCTCCTTTCCCTCCCTGAGTGTCCGTGA